The window GCAGCCGCAGCGAGATGGTGAAGAAGGTGCGGATCTCGCTCGCCCCGTCCATCCGGGCCGCCTCGAGGATCTCGGTGGGCACCGCGTCGACCGCGAAGTTCCAGATCAGGTAGAGACCGAACGGGCTGATCAGCGAGGGCAGGATGACCGCCCACGGCGTGTTGGTGATGCCGAGCTGGCTGAACATCAGGAACGTGGGAACCGCCAGCGCCGTGCCGGGGATGGCGACGGCACCCAGCACCACGGCGAACACCGCGCGCCGGCCGGGGAAGTTGTACTTGGCCAGGCCGTAGCCGGCCACCGTGGCGAGGAAGGTCGCTCCGCCCGCGCCGACGACGACGTAGAGCAGCGTGTTGCCGAACCACTGCACGAAGATGCCGTCGCGGTAGGTGACGGTCTCGACGATGTTCTGCCAGAGGTTGAAGTCGCTGCCGAACCAGAGGCCGAAGCTCGAGAACAGGTCGCCCTGGTCCTTGGTGGCGTTCAGCACGAGCCAG of the Herbiconiux flava genome contains:
- a CDS encoding carbohydrate ABC transporter permease; amino-acid sequence: MAIVVIYSIVPLLWLVLNATKDQGDLFSSFGLWFGSDFNLWQNIVETVTYRDGIFVQWFGNTLLYVVVGAGGATFLATVAGYGLAKYNFPGRRAVFAVVLGAVAIPGTALAVPTFLMFSQLGITNTPWAVILPSLISPFGLYLIWNFAVDAVPTEILEAARMDGASEIRTFFTISLRLLSPGIVTVLLFAIVATWNNYFLPLIMLSEPTWYPLTVGLSQWSAQASGVAAQPIYNLVITGALLTIVPIVIAFLFLQRFWQSGLSAGSVKQ